Proteins from a genomic interval of Rhodococcus rhodochrous:
- the secG gene encoding preprotein translocase subunit SecG has translation MELFLDILLIVTSLLLILLVLLHRGKGGGLSSLFGGGVQSNLSGSTVAEKNLDRLTVFTGIIWVISILGIGLQIKFS, from the coding sequence ATGGAACTGTTCCTGGACATCCTCCTGATCGTCACGAGCCTGTTGCTCATCCTGCTGGTGCTGCTGCACCGCGGTAAGGGCGGTGGTCTGTCCAGCCTGTTCGGTGGTGGAGTCCAGTCCAATCTCTCGGGCTCGACGGTGGCGGAGAAGAACCTCGACCGTCTCACCGTCTTCACCGGCATCATCTGGGTGATCTCGATCCTCGGCATCGGACTGCAGATCAAGTTCAGCTGA